One Danio aesculapii chromosome 13, fDanAes4.1, whole genome shotgun sequence DNA window includes the following coding sequences:
- the fbln5 gene encoding fibulin-5, with product MFVELRGLSLSSSKRMLSVVLCIMCCIHYGKSQTCTDGFTFDRRSRQCMDIDECRILPDPCRGDMQCVNQNGGYLCMPRGLYSQSYGRNSPRPYPEPSYPEEPYPDRSLGYSETYSAPVAPVVPGSGPGPGPSYPIVSRSTPCLLGYTFSADGTCVDVDECEAESHQCNPTQVCINTAGGYTCSCTEGYWLVGGQCQDIDECRYGYCQQLCANVPGSYSCSCSPGFLLNTDARTCQDVDECVTDPCSHGCLNTYGSFMCTCDEGFELAADGTTCNDLDECSFSDFLCQHTCVNAPGSFSCVCPSGYYVYEDGRSCEDLNECESGNNTCTTEQVCFNFQGGYTCLNPLRCDPPYIELSDNQCMCSAENPACRDRPFTVLYRHMDLSSGRSVPADIFQMQATTRYPGAFYIFQIKSGNEGREFYMRQTSNISATLVLARPIKGPKTVVLDLEMVTVNNVINFRGSSIIRLTIFVSEHPF from the exons ATGTTTGTTGAACTACGTGGCTTGAGTTTGTCGTCCAGCAAAAG aATGTTGTCAGTTGTATTATGTATCATGTGCTGCATTCACTATGGGAAAAGTCAG ACGTGCACAGATGGGTTTACTTTTGATCGCCGTTCCAGACAGTGTATGG ACATTGATGAGTGCCGGATACTGCCAGACCCATGTCGGGGTGACATGCAATGTGTAAACCAGAATGGAGGATACTTGTGCATGCCCCGTGGACTCTACTCTCAGTCCTACGGCCGGAACAGTCCACGCCCCTACCCTGAGCCTTCCTATCCTGAAGAACCCTACCCTGACAGATCACTGGGTTATTCTGAAACTTACAGTGCTCCAGTGGCTCCAGTGGTTCCTGGCTCTGGTCCAGGCCCTGGTCCCAGTTACCCAATAGTGAGCCGGTCCACTCCCTGTCTCCTTGGATATACATTCAGTGCTGATGGCACTTGTGTTG ATGTGGATGAGTGTGAGGCAGAATCACATCAGTGTAACCCTACGCAGGTGTGTATAAATACAGCCGGTGGATATACCTGCTCATGTACTGAGGGCTACTGGCTGGTGGGTGGACAGTGCCAAG ACATTGATGAGTGTCGATATGGTTACTGCCAGCAGCTGTGTGCTAACGTCCCTGGCTCATATTCCTGTTCCTGTAGCCCTGGATTTCTTCTTAATACGGATGCCAGGACATGCCAAG ATGTGGACGAGTGTGTAACAGACCCATGCTCTCATGGCTGCTTGAACACGTACGGCTCATTCATGTGCACCTGTGATGAAGGCTTCGAACTTGCAGCTGATGGCACCACCTGCAATG ATCTGGACGAGTGCAGTTTCTCAGACTTCCTTTGTCAGCACACATGTGTGAATGCACCAGGATCATTCTCCTGCGTGTGTCCATCTGGATATTACGTGTATGAGGATGGAAGAAGCTGTGAAG ACCTCAATGAATGTGAGTCTGGTAACAACACCTGCACAACAGAACAAGTGTGTTTCAATTTCCAGGGAGGTTACACATGTCTGAACCCTCTTAGATGTGATCCACCTTACATAGAGCTCAGTGACAA TCAGTGCATGTGTTCTGCGGAGAATCCCGCATGTCGGGATCGACCGTTTACTGTCCTGTACAGGCACATGGATTTGTCTTCAGGCCGCAGTGTTCCTGCAGATATATTTCAGATGCAGGCCACTACACGTTACCCTGGAGCATTTTACATCTTTCAGATTAAGTCTGGCAATGAGGGAAGAGAGTTTTACATGCGG CAAACCAGTAATATCAGTGCAACTCTGGTTCTGGCCCGACCCATCAAAGGACCAAAGACCGTCGTTCTAGACCTAGAGATGGTTACTGTTAACAACGTCATCAACTTTCGAGGCAGTTCAATCATTCGTCTCACAATATTTGTCTCCGAACATCCATTCTGA